In the Phaseolus vulgaris cultivar G19833 chromosome 7, P. vulgaris v2.0, whole genome shotgun sequence genome, one interval contains:
- the LOC137829011 gene encoding spindle pole body component 110-like yields the protein MSLSSSSATDECSSAGGESTGRVVREEVHPDSKSSSATPSCMNDSNGAATVDAPQEFEIIKPQKNLRPGYQWVNSKVREFFSKYRSVSELHSFLSHSQIYYSDIENDIISFQRVGDVDNVCHGREALMASTNPKARSYFSKLLNKVGDVTPRRENVVNPVVEVEIVEPVANVDVVELTSNVDVAGHSKKSKKRDRSSKRSHSSSRRHRHGENVSSEPLSETIFSATTKYAKFVQTSFSESSYNKLKNMDAASLADSVIELSSRNLLIGKMMKEKNGNCVSLSEFEKLKNDLAEYKERMSSLSSQLEEMKKEKKEQEVEIEGFGKEIFDLKSENLKSSKENAQLFKENQLLNEKVSALSSTNESDKNTIKLMDEEINQLRTNVFEAESFIFEQHKLGFEKALQQAKYFYKIPIDEGNFDVKKDFYNGELIPAN from the exons ATGTCTCTTTCAAGTTCTTCTGCTACTGATGAATGTTCAAGCGCGGGTGGTGAATCAACTGGCCGAGTGGTTCGAGAAGAAGTTCATCCTGATTCGAAGTCTTCATCTGCTACTCCATCTTGTATGAATGATTCAAATGGAGCTGCTACTGTTGATGCTCCTCaagaatttgaaattattaagCCTCAGAAAAATCTTCGTCCAGGTTATCAGTGGGTTAATTCTAAAGTCCGAGAGTTTTTCTCGAAGTATCGTTCTGTTAGCGAACTTCATAGTTTTCTTTCCCATTCTCAAATTTATTACTCtgatattgaaaatgatatCATTTCATTTCAGCGTGTTGGAGATGTTGATAATGTGTGCCATGGCCGAGAAG CTCTGATGGCAAGCACTAATCCGAAAGCTCGATCTTATTTTTCGAAATTGCTGAACAAAGTGGGTGATGTAACTCCCCGACGTGAGAATGTGGTGAATCCTGTGGTGGAAGTAGAAATCGTGGAACCTGTTGCCAATGTTGATGTGGTTGAACTGACAAGTAATGTTGATGTTGCCGGTCATtcgaagaaatcaaagaaacgaGATAGGAGTAGCAAGAGGTCGCATTCGTCTTCTCGGCGCCATCGCCATGGTGAAAATGTTTCATCTGAACCTCTTTCTGAAACGATATTTAGTGCTACAACTAAATATGCAAAGTTTGTTCAAACGTCTTTTAGCGAATCATCTTACAACAAGCTGAAAAATATGGATGCTGCTTCATTGGCGGATTCTGTTATTGAATTGTCGAGTAGAAATCTTTTGATTGGAAAAATGATGAAAGAGAAGAATGGGAACTGTGTGTCTTTATCTGAGTTTGAAAAATTGAAGAATGATCTTGCTGAGTATAAGGAAAGAATGAGCTCTTTATCTTCGCAGTTagaagagatgaaaaaggagaaaaaggaACAAGAAGTTGAAATAGAAGGTTTTGGAAAGGAAATTTTTGATTTGAAGAGTGAAAACTTGAAGTCTAGTAAAGAGAATGCTCAACTGTTTAAAGAAAATCAACTTTTGAACGAAAAGGTATCGGCGTTATCTTCTACGAATGAATCTGACAAAAACACCATCAAACTTATGGATGAGGAGATAAATCAGTTGAGGACTAATGTTTTTGAAGCCGAAAGTTTTATATTTGAACAACACAAGCTTGGCTTTGAGAAGGCTCTTCAAcaagcaaaatatttttataagattccTATTGATGAAGGTAACTTTGATGTTAAGAAGGATTTTTATAATGGTGAATTAATTCCTGCTAATTAG
- the LOC137829012 gene encoding uncharacterized protein has product MHHMITALKLGPFADSLCKKPAINLDELRQRASKFMQMEELREFRNQVRVDGGEKMVIERENIPVARRVREEFKSRKFQQYTPLNTNRTRVLQEAMVAAIIPPPRKARTPERADRTKHCEYHKNHGHHTEEVIHAGQLKRFIRGGNTRVWLSPERGVRGEEIGERRVERFERRENKRVEKRDDRRVGRLEERSGRVYQNTQSVEEVRSEVWEGRRTLPPMLFTDEDFQEIDPDHDDPMVITVEIVEYAVMKTLVDQGSSVDILFWDTFKRLHLREEDIVSFREQIIGFSGERVSTKGYVDLITTFGRGSKIKKIKI; this is encoded by the exons ATGCATCACATGATAACAGCACTAAAACTGGGACCATTTGCCGATAGCCTTTGTAAAAAACCCGCGATCAATCTCGATGAACTAAGGCAACGGGCATCAAAATTTATGCAGATGGAGGAATTGAGGGAGTTTCGAAACCAAGTGAGGGTTGATGGAGGTGAGAAGATGGTGatagaaagagaaaatataCCTGTGGCAAGAAGAGTCCGAGAAGAGTTTAAGAGTCGAAAATTCCAACAATACACGCCTTTAAATACAAATAGAACAAGAGTTTTACAGGAAGCCATGGTAGCAGCAATAATACCACCACCGAGAAAAGCAAGAACACCGGAGAGAGCAGATCGCACCAAACATTGTgaatatcataaaaatcatggcCATCATACAGAAGAAGTGATTCATGCGGGGCAGTTAAAACGTTTTATCCGAGGTGGAAATACAAGAGTATGGTTGAGCCCTGAGAGAGGAGTGAGAGGGGAAGAGATAGGAGAAAGAAGGGTGGAAAGGTTTGAAAGAAGAGAGAATAAGCGAGTAGAAAAAAGAGATGATAGAAGGGTCGGAAGACTAGAGGAAAGAAGTGgtagagtttatcaaaacacaCAGTCAGTAGAAGAAGTAAGGAGCGAAGTTTGGGAAGGCCG AAGAACTTTACCGCCGATGCTCTTCACAGACGAAGACTTTCAAGAAATTGATCCAGATCATGATGACCCTATGGTGATAACGGTGGAAATAGTCGAATACGCTGTCATGAAAACCTTGGTTGATCAAGGCAGCTCAGTTGATATCTTGTTTTGGGATACGTTCAAGAGGTTACATTTGAGAGAAGAAGACATAGTGTCTTTCCGAGAACAAATCATTGGCTTCTCGGGTGAAAGAGTTAGTACCAAAGGGTATGTTGATCTAATAACAACATTTGGAAGAGGcagcaaaattaaaaaaattaaaatctga